In Humulus lupulus chromosome 7, drHumLupu1.1, whole genome shotgun sequence, the following are encoded in one genomic region:
- the LOC133789462 gene encoding acetyl-CoA acetyltransferase 1-like isoform X2: MNSDGAAALVLVSGEKALQLGLQVIAKIKGYADAAQAPEFFTTAPALVIPKAISNAGLDASQIDYYEINEAFSLCSREGVDAIMLSGETAHEK, encoded by the exons ATGAATAGTGATGGTGCAGCTGCATTAGTCCTAGTGAGTGGAGAGAAGGCACTTCAACTTGGATTGCAAGTAATTGCAAAGATTAAGGGCTATGCTGATGCAGCTCAA GCACCTGAATTCTTTACAACTGCTCCAGCCCTTGTGATACCAAAAGCTATTTCAAATGCTGGTTTAGATGCTTCTCAGATTGATTACTATGAAATAAATGAAGCGTTTTCT CTTTGCTCACGGGAAGGTGTTGATGCGATCATGCTTTCTGGAGAAACTGCCCATGAAAAGTAA
- the LOC133789462 gene encoding acetyl-CoA acetyltransferase 1-like isoform X1, with product MNSDGAAALVLVSGEKALQLGLQVIAKIKGYADAAQAPEFFTTAPALVIPKAISNAGLDASQIDYYEINEAFSVVALANQKLLGLNPVSLEKTR from the exons ATGAATAGTGATGGTGCAGCTGCATTAGTCCTAGTGAGTGGAGAGAAGGCACTTCAACTTGGATTGCAAGTAATTGCAAAGATTAAGGGCTATGCTGATGCAGCTCAA GCACCTGAATTCTTTACAACTGCTCCAGCCCTTGTGATACCAAAAGCTATTTCAAATGCTGGTTTAGATGCTTCTCAGATTGATTACTATGAAATAAATGAAGCGTTTTCT GTTGTAGCTCTAGCCAATCAAAAGCTGCTTGGTCTTAATCCTGTGAGTTTGGAGAAAACTAGATAA